The Anguilla anguilla isolate fAngAng1 chromosome 19, fAngAng1.pri, whole genome shotgun sequence genome has a segment encoding these proteins:
- the LOC118218890 gene encoding uncharacterized protein LOC118218890 has protein sequence MKGVQRVELGTLLQVTQALEAVVGPCFGPSGGQVLFTRDSGEVLITRDGRRILTSLRLDHPVARFASAFILSLLIALQLSSSLGSCSSPVFSVCWVLNVSASVKRPDTKIWLDSNELTPIGSKGKMVSLMVTTLDVHTLRAEYDGISHVWNFSVVSDSINVSSANRTAYLPPSRSEEALKTFQPNEVFPCENDTHYLYQKEDFIIALGHTHRFPLRAESRGASTLLVSWRGSHHVPPDPLHRVALYRPDLDGLAVLCNETTRRWHYRFAGLDGCRSYVACVEMALGPAVLCLTALTDPDVPRNFRVTAWDSNSVTVGWDCPPSDPASGLTAFLLTVFHVDGSGHVLEERSFRHTLGSPVFTVGSLPPCSRVQLGLQVVCQSTGQSVGQSTGQSRLSRMVLSDGNSANSEIINLHQSSFGSHNYTVSWSVQNISSISSFKVYHQGELQSSTLLTWHTVAGLLPCHQYSCRVEALCGDSTVMSVGTIQTKTGPGEVLDLRFRQKDSIALWSGRSGVGVAFLYRLSERGGLSVRKGRQAGPPLPLPGLRPGSPYNLEVVPECEGGERGAPAVLYFIPGEVPGSAPNDAPGDILLPRVVDSADQTTDRLGLQVHLPSHEMFLVVPWTMPPSLEDPRAEARVLLEGIIKSKLQNLLSKFWPKAEVQLISFEDSERKTKTKITFESFDVSSQDGVVILRPEEQLQHIISLGHAHITLTDDSIYWDDPDECDSPALNKCSSNSVCINTLDSFTCVCEPGYYSLSPILSPACHEKGMFTLCLKDHVSGGISKPFLIHYFGGNVTVVLNDGRCSINETDKFYYYRITGAPSQCGGQTLINRTHVELRNALTVTLSSRRSITRRDLKVLWTCAYPLLQTSTARMKPGLDWVSSHSVVQVNSSRLLEISMALYSDSSYAYNYTGPVELPSAEQLYIQVTLHCENSLAYKMSLQLESCWATQTADPQEEKKAFFLKGGCPNDRTFRWYLRSSSPQRKRFSVQMFTMSDHSHIYLHCLSRICSQDENCTMNCSPRQNQKVRRDLPDKLTAILSAGPISAAKRKLTNWPGAQIMLSVAGGLIGLFFLTALGVRAAHAITQRNPRHQ, from the exons GTTTGCCTCCGCGTTTATTCTCTCATTACTGATAGCACTGcagctttcttcttctttgg GAAGCTGCAGCAGTCctgtcttctctgtctgttgGGTTCTAAACGTCAGCGCCTCCGTGAAGAG ACCAGATACCAAGATATGGCTGGACAGCAATGAACTTACACCCATAGGAAGTAAAGGCAAAATGGTGTCGTTGATGGTAACGACACTGGATGTGCATACATTACGCGCGGAATATGACGGAATCTCCCATGTGTGGAACTTTTCAGTTGTTTCCG ATTCCATCAATGTGAGCAGTGCGAACAGAACTGCGTATCTCCCCCCCAGCAGAAGTGAG GAAGCTCTCAAGACATTCCAGCCAAATGAAGTGTTTCCCTGTGAAAACGACACTCATTATCTCTACCAAAAGGAGGACTTTATCATTGCCCTTG gccacacccaccgcTTTCCACTGAGGGCGGAGTCTCGGGGTGCCTCCACGCTATTGGTCTCCTGGCGAGGGAGCCACCAtgtcccccccgaccccctgcaCAGAGTGGCGCTGTACCGGCCGGACCTGGACGGCCTGGCGGTCCTGTGCAATGAGACCACGCGCAGGTGGCACTACCGATTCGCTGGCCTGGACGGCTGCCGGAGCTACGTGGCGTGTGTGGAGATGGCGCTCGGCCCCGCGGTCCTGTGCCTCACCGCACTGACCG ATCCCGACGTGCCCAGGAACTTCAGGGTGACCGCTTGGGACAGCAACAGCGTGACCGTGGGATGGGACTGCCCCCCGAGCGACCCCGCCTCGGGCCTCACCGCCTTCCTGCTCACGGTCTTCCACGTGGACGGCTCTGGCCACgtcctggaggagaggagcttcagacacacactggGCAGCCCGGTGTTCACCGTGGGCAGCTTGCCTCCCTGTAGCAGGGTGCAGCTGGGGCTTCAGGTGGTGTGCCAGTCTACGGGCCAGTCTGTGGGCCAGTCTACGGGCCAGTCCCGCCTCAGCAGGATGGTCCTCAGCGATGGAAACTCTG CAAACTCTGAAATCATAAACCTACACCAGTCCTCCTTTGGCTCCCACAACTATACGGTGAGCTGGTCTGTGCAGAacatctcctccatctccagctTTAAGGTgtaccaccagggggagctccAGAGCTCCACGCTCCTCACCTGGCACACAGTGGCAGGCCTGCTTCCCTGCCACCAGTACAGCTGCAGGGTGGAAGCCCTGTGTGGGGACAGCACGGTCATGAGCGTTGGCACCATCCAGACAAAAACAG GCCCTGGTGAAGTGTTGGATCTCCGATTTAGGCAGAAGGACTCGATAGCCCTGTGGAGCGGCAGGtctggggtgggcgtggccttcttGTACCGCCTCTCTGAGAGGGGCGGCCTGAGCGTCCGGAAGGGGAGGCAGGCAGGCCCCCCCCTGCCTCTGCCGGGCCTGAGGCCTGGCTCCCCGTATAACCTGGAGGTGGTGCCAGAGTGTGAGGGTGGCGAGCGTGGAGCTCCAGCTGTGCTCTACTTCATCCCAGGGGAAGTCCCCGGCAGTGCCCCCAACGATGCCCCTGGAGACATCCTGCTACCCAGAGTCGTTGACTCTGCAGACCAAACAACAGATCGCctcg GACTGCAGGTTCATCTCCCCAGCCATGAAATGTTCCTTGTTGTGCCATGGACAATGCCGCCATCACTGGAGGATCCGAGGGCAGAAGCTCGAGTCCTGCTGGAGGGCATTATTAAAAGCAAG CTGCAGAACTTACTGAGTAAGTTCTGGCCAAAAGCGGAGGTGCAGCTGATCTCGTTTGAAGACAgcgagaggaaaacaaaaaccaagatCACTTTTGAAAGCTTTGATGTTTCCAGCCAGGATGGGGTAGTGATCCTCCGCcctgaggagcagctgcagcataTTATCTCTctcggccacgcccacatcACCCTCACAGACGACAGCATCTACTGGGACG ACCCAGATGAGTGTGACTCCCCTGCTCtgaacaagtgcagctccaactcCGTCTGCATCAACACCCTGGACTCATTCACCTGCGTGTGTGAGCCGGGGTACTACAGCCTGAGCCCCATCCTCAGCCCTGCCTGCCACg AGAAGGGGATGTTCACGCTATGCCTGAAGGACCATGTATCTGGGGGCATCTCCAAGCCTTTCCTCATCCACTACTTTGGCGGGAATGTGACTGTTGTCCTCAATGATGGTCGCTGCTCCATCAACGAGACGGACAAGTTTTATTATTACAGGATAACTGGCGCCCCCTCCCAGTGTGGAGGCCAAACGCTT ATTAACAGGACGCATGTGGAGTTGAGGAACGCGCTGACTGTGACGCTCAGCAGCAGGAGATCCATCACACGGAGGGACCTGAAGGTGCTGTGGACCTGTGCCTACCCGCTGCTCCAGACCAGCACAGCCCGCATGAAGCCTGGTCTGGACTG ggtTAGCTCTCACAGTGTGGTGCAGGTGAATTCATCCCGCCTCCTGGAGATCAGCATGGCCTTGTACAGTGACTCATCTTACGCATACAACTACACTGGCCCTGTGGAGCTCCCTTCTGCAGAGCAGCTGTACATCCAGGTGACCCTGCACTGTGAGAACAGCCTGGCCTACAAGATGAGCCTACAGCTGGAGTCCTGCTGGGCCACACAGACCGCAGACCCACAAGAGGAGAAGAAGGCTTTTTTCCTGAAGGGGGG CTGCCCAAACGACAGAACCTTCCGCTGGTACCTCCGGAGCAGTTCCCCTCAAAGGAAGAGGTTCTCCGTTCAGATGTTCACCATGTCTGACCACTCCCACATCTACCTTCACTGCCTGAGCAGAATATGCAGCCAAGATGAGAACtgcacaatg AACTGCTCTCCCAGGCAAAACCAAAAGGTGAGAAGAGATCTACCGGACAAACTCACAGCTATTCTTTCAGCAGGACCCATCTCTGCAGCAAAGAGGAAACTGACAAACT GGCCTGGAGCCCAGATCATGCTATCAGTGGCCGGAGGATTGATTGGCCTCTTTTTTCTAACAGCACTGGGTGTGCGTGCAGCACACGCTATAACACAGCGCAACCCCAGACATCAATAA